A window from Solanum stenotomum isolate F172 chromosome 5, ASM1918654v1, whole genome shotgun sequence encodes these proteins:
- the LOC125865305 gene encoding transcription factor bHLH84-like has translation MDGETKAALQRQNSISCCSEDESINVPKSRASRGSATDSQSLYARKRREKINQRLRILQSLVPNGTKVDISTMLEEAVQYVKFLQLQIKLLSSDDLWMYAPIAYNGMDIGLDLKIGTSKS, from the exons ATGGATGGGGAAACCAAGGCTGCACTTCAGAGGCAGAACTCGATAAGTTGCTGCTCAGAAGATGAATCTATTAATGTACCTAAATCTAGAGCTAGCAGAGGCTCAGCAACTGACTCCCAGAGCTTGTATGCTAGG aaaagaagagagaaaattaaTCAAAGATTAAGGATTTTGCAGAGTCTAGTCCCTAATGGAACTAAG GTTGATATTAGCACCATGCTTGAAGAGGCAGTCCAGTATGTCAAATTTTTGCAACTCCAAATCAAG CTTTTGAGCTCTGATGACCTATGGATGTATGCTCCCATTGCATACAACGGAATGGACATTGGCCTAGATCTGAAGATAGGCACTTCAAAATCATAA
- the LOC125865285 gene encoding uncharacterized protein LOC125865285, which yields MVSENLLLSLYSLIITQSIFLSTLIVGCYQSLYVKIMVTLKSGVLVKFLEDMKIGGNASDSEENGKTILLQIRSIIPVLEEGDLWPNRGFYLKVSDISHAMYVSLPEEQNEMILANQLKLGQFIYVQKLEDAHPFPLIRGVTPLPGRRPCEGTPQDIDSVANVMNILQASNSDCIVEKTVISENRIIEIPSNSGKLSSGLSDPDGLKNKNDHLERKSKGKFRSLSASKVRSDERTVGLDCTAKRSDSERRNSDLFRELQKRKKRSFDIDSDTESILSLLSFSSHNSKRRSWNESEILEVKEIFDSSVVKHDKRPPRSHSPTVSSVRSVRYDSSDDNSSSIARRREVGSAKKMKSSTKDKASFSKINCEQASHPIDHLANDRRGAETGISWDSLPSSLVKLGKEVVKQRDTALVAATDALQEACAAERLLNSLSKFSEFHLAEQDDLQPHVDKFFDLQDDMAQTRLILQSLTNISPLRTSGEADHSTYNTSSVKEALTIAVQRKKNSFLWIQSAVALDLSPCSTTLNPIHNTMAVTNMPKKSSISNRSTKPKGSYIIKSHRNTDEIPFLLSSDKDEQPEWTRGSTMPTATVLASSLQNECRKLFLGHAEKYLDEVEIKASSMAVDSQIAGMMYKVKRVNDWLDVIINKEVNARKDGSLDDSEIEICQRVRNKIYGILLKHVERTAMAFGSSS from the exons ATGGTTTCTGAGAACCTTCTTTTGTCTTTATATAGCCTTATTATTACCCAATCGATTTTTCTTAGTACCTTGATAGTGGGTTGTTATCAATCTTTGTACGTGAAAATCATGGTGACTTTGAAATCTGGGGTTCTTGTAAAGTTTCTTGAAGATATGAAAATTGGGGGTAATGCCTCTGACTCCGAGGAAAATGGAAAAACCATATTGTTGCAAATTAGAAGCATTATTCCTGTTCTTGAAGAAGGTGATCTTTGGCCTAACAGAGGATTTTACCTAAAAGTTTCAGATATTTCACATGCAATGTATGTTTCTTTGCCTGAAGAGCAAAATGAGATGATTCTTGCAAACCAATTGAAATTGGGTCAATTCATTTATGTACAGAAATTGGAGGATGCTCATCCTTTTCCGTTGATAAGAGGCGTAACGCCTCTACCTGGTAGGCGCCCATGTGAGGGAACCCCTCAAGATATTGATTCCGTTGCGAATGTAATGAACATTCTTCAGGCATCTAATTCTGATTGTATTGTTGAAAAAACTGTTATTTCTGAGAATAGGATTATTGAAATTCCATCGAATTCTGGAAAGTTGTCTAGTGGATTATCTGATCCTGATGGGTTGAAGAACAAAAATGATCATTTGGAAAGAAAATCTAAAGGCAAATTTCGGTCTCTGAGTGCCTCAAAAGTTCGTTCAGATGAGAGGACGGTGGGCTTGGATTGCACTGCTAAAAGATCTGACAGTGAGAGGAGAAATTCTGACCTTTTTAGAGAATtacaaaagagaaagaaaagatcTTTTGATATTGATAGTGATACAGAAAGCATATTGTCATTGCTCTCATTTTCGTCTCATAATTCAAAGAGAAGAAGTTGGAATGAGTCAGAGATTTTGGAAGTTAAAGAAATCTTCGATTCTTCAGTTGTCAAGCACGATAAGAGACCACCTCGTAGTCACAGTCCAACT GTTTCATCAGTTCGTTCTGTAAGGTATGATAGCTCCGATGACAATTCAAGTTCAATAGCAAGAAGAAGAGAAGTTGGCTCTGcaaagaaaatgaagagttcCACTAAGGACAAAGCTTCTTTCTCCAAGATAAATTGTGAGCAAGCCTCACATCCAATTGACCACTTAGCTAATGACAGGCGAGGGGCAGAAACTGGTATATCGTGGGACTCACTGCCCTCAAGCTTGGTGAAGCTTGGAAAG GAGGTTGTAAAGCAAAGAGACACTGCTCTGGTTGCAGCTACTGATGCTTTGCAAGAAGCGTGTGCAGCCGAGAGGTTGCTCAATTCCTTAAG CAAGTTCTCAGAGTTCCATTTAGCTGAACAAGATGATCTCCAGCCTCACGttgataaattttttgatcTTCAAGATGACATGGCTCAGACACGATTAATATTGCAGTCTCTTACAAATATAAGTCCACTTAGAACTTCAGGAGAAGCTGATCATTCAACTTATAACACCAGTTCAGTTAAGGAAGCATTGACCATTGCAGTTCAGAGAAAGAAAAATTCATTTCTGTGGATACAATCTGCTGTGGCTCTTGATCTTTCACCATGCTCCACCACTCTCAATCCAATCCATAACACTATGGCTGTCACCAATATGCCGAAGAAGTCAAGCATATCAAATCGAAGTACCAAACCTAAAGGGTCATATATTATCAAATCACATAGAAACACTGATGAGATTCCCTTCTTATTGTCGTCTGACAAAGATGAGCAACCTGAATGGACTAGGGGAAGCACAATGCCTACAGCCACTGTCCTAGCTTCTTCGTTGCAGAACGAGTGTAGAAAATTGTTTTTGGGACATGCAGAGAAGTACCTAGATGAGGTTGAAATAAAAGCCTCTTCAATGGCAGTAGACAGTCAAATAGCAGGAATGATGTATAAGGTGAAGAGAGTCAATGATTGGTTAGATGTGATAATCAACAAGGAGGTGAATGCTCGAAAGGATGGGAGCTTGGATGActcagaaattgaaatttgtcAAAGGGTAAGGAACAAAATATATGGGATCTTACTGAAGCATGTTGAGAGAACTGCTATGGCTTTTGGAAGTAGCAGTTGA